A genomic region of Deinobacterium chartae contains the following coding sequences:
- a CDS encoding ATP-binding cassette domain-containing protein, which translates to MNRVHTGFWPVQTAWRARVGAVFQDFGHYALSVRENVALGDLSALADPARLEGALRAADFNTSALPQGPDTLLGKAFGGTELSGGQWQKLAIARAFLRRADLLVLDEPTAALDPRSEHALYRHFARLATGRTTLLITHRLASVQMADRILVLRGGCLAEQGSHTELLQLGGEYAQLYRLQAEQYAQGDPE; encoded by the coding sequence ATGAACCGGGTGCACACCGGCTTCTGGCCGGTGCAAACCGCCTGGCGTGCACGGGTAGGAGCGGTGTTTCAGGATTTCGGTCACTACGCGCTGAGCGTGCGCGAGAACGTCGCCCTGGGCGACTTGAGTGCACTGGCGGACCCGGCACGCCTGGAGGGCGCGCTGCGGGCGGCGGACTTCAACACCTCCGCGCTGCCGCAGGGCCCCGATACCCTGCTGGGCAAGGCTTTTGGGGGAACCGAGCTGTCGGGCGGGCAGTGGCAGAAGCTGGCCATCGCCCGCGCGTTTTTGCGGCGAGCGGACCTGCTCGTACTGGATGAACCGACCGCGGCACTCGATCCGCGCAGCGAACACGCGCTGTACCGGCACTTTGCGCGGCTCGCCACAGGCCGGACGACCCTGCTGATCACCCACCGCCTGGCCAGCGTACAGATGGCCGACCGCATTCTGGTGCTGCGCGGGGGCTGCCTGGCGGAGCAGGGCAGCCATACGGAACTGTTGCAACTCGGCGGTGAGTACGCGCAGCTTTACCGCCTGCAGGCAGAGCAGTATGCGCAGGGCGACCCGGAGTGA
- a CDS encoding YraN family protein, with amino-acid sequence MRGERAEQRALAHLLGLGHTLLARNYRIPGGEIDLITRAPGGETVFTEVRQRGGRRYGSALETVTPRKVALLRRAALAYLGRDDLPCRFDVIAIDGDADRGTLLHLEGAF; translated from the coding sequence ATGAGGGGCGAACGGGCCGAGCAGCGGGCGCTGGCGCACCTGCTCGGCCTGGGACACACCCTGCTGGCCCGCAACTACCGCATTCCGGGCGGCGAGATCGACCTGATCACCCGCGCGCCCGGCGGCGAAACGGTGTTTACCGAGGTCCGGCAGCGCGGCGGGCGGCGCTACGGCTCGGCCCTCGAGACGGTCACGCCGCGCAAGGTTGCCCTGCTGCGCCGTGCGGCTCTCGCTTACCTGGGCCGCGACGACCTGCCCTGCCGTTTCGACGTGATCGCCATCGACGGCGATGCGGACCGGGGCACGCTGCTGCACCTCGAGGGGGCGTTTTAG
- a CDS encoding thymidine phosphorylase: MRVPDLIEKKRDGLEHSAGEIRFLVSGYTAGEIPDYQIAAWLMAVYLRGMTARETAALTQAMAESGDLLDLSSLERTVDKHSTGGVGDKTSLVLTPMLAALGLTVAKMSGRGLAHTGGTIDKLESIPGWSPELDDTAFLRQAREIGLALVGQSKNLAPADGLLYALRDVTATVDSIPLIASSIMSKKLASGAHTIVLDVKVGAGAFMKDLESGRRLARAMVEIGQHSGRNVRALLTDMDTPLGHMAGNSLEVIEALATLRGEGPQDLLELCLELAREALLAYGFSEDEARARPLEVIRSGAALAKFRDFVAAQGGDPGYVDDVSKFNVAEGRLEVRASHGGYLVELDALEVGRAVLALGGGRERKGEPIDHGVGVEVLKKVGERVQTGDVLARVYHREGRGLETAEMMLARALKVGEEAVKAPPLVLDRVF; this comes from the coding sequence ATGCGCGTCCCGGACCTGATCGAGAAGAAGCGCGACGGTCTGGAACACAGCGCCGGGGAGATCCGCTTCCTGGTTTCGGGCTACACGGCGGGCGAGATTCCCGACTACCAGATCGCGGCGTGGCTGATGGCGGTGTACCTGCGCGGCATGACCGCCCGGGAAACCGCCGCCTTGACCCAGGCGATGGCCGAGAGCGGTGACCTGCTCGATCTGTCCAGCCTCGAGCGCACCGTGGACAAGCACTCGACCGGCGGAGTGGGCGACAAGACCAGCCTGGTCCTGACCCCTATGCTGGCCGCGCTGGGCCTCACCGTTGCCAAGATGAGCGGCCGGGGGCTGGCGCACACGGGCGGCACCATCGACAAGCTCGAGAGCATCCCGGGCTGGAGCCCGGAGCTGGACGACACGGCTTTCTTGCGTCAGGCGCGCGAGATCGGGCTGGCGCTGGTGGGGCAGAGCAAGAACCTTGCCCCGGCCGACGGTCTGCTGTACGCGCTGCGCGACGTGACCGCCACGGTGGACTCGATTCCCCTGATCGCCTCCTCGATCATGTCCAAGAAGCTGGCCTCGGGCGCTCACACCATCGTGCTGGACGTCAAGGTGGGGGCCGGGGCCTTTATGAAAGACCTCGAGTCGGGCCGCCGCCTGGCGCGTGCGATGGTCGAGATCGGACAGCACTCGGGCCGTAACGTGCGCGCCCTGCTGACCGACATGGACACCCCGCTGGGCCACATGGCCGGCAACAGCCTCGAGGTGATCGAGGCGCTGGCGACCCTGCGCGGCGAGGGCCCGCAGGATCTGCTGGAGCTGTGCCTGGAACTCGCCCGCGAGGCGCTGCTGGCCTACGGCTTTTCCGAAGACGAGGCGCGCGCGCGGCCTCTCGAGGTCATCCGCTCGGGAGCGGCGCTCGCCAAGTTCCGCGATTTCGTGGCGGCGCAGGGCGGCGACCCCGGCTACGTGGACGACGTCTCGAAGTTCAACGTGGCCGAGGGCCGTCTCGAGGTGCGGGCGTCGCACGGGGGTTACCTGGTGGAGCTCGATGCCCTCGAGGTGGGCCGCGCGGTGCTGGCCCTGGGCGGCGGGCGCGAGCGCAAGGGCGAGCCCATCGACCACGGTGTGGGCGTGGAGGTGCTGAAGAAAGTCGGGGAGCGCGTGCAAACGGGCGACGTGCTGGCCCGCGTCTACCACCGCGAAGGACGCGGGCTGGAGACGGCCGAGATGATGCTTGCACGGGCCCTTAAGGTCGGTGAAGAAGCGGTAAAGGCGCCGCCGTTGGTTCTGGACCGGGTTTTTTAA
- a CDS encoding LapA family protein, which produces MRFHNVLLLLVLALLVVFGIFNWNALSFPHTVNLLVVPAFQAPLGLILLVTAGLLAVVFSMLVSYNELRARAHEARYLKELDAVRQSLDAQEASRFHQLREHFDRVIAEVQARGAAAGSSQTAHDQELIEAFNARVDRVRDELAADIGQLEDAVLRRLGGTSAAPNPNKTQPL; this is translated from the coding sequence ATGAGGTTTCACAACGTGTTGCTGCTGCTGGTGCTGGCGCTGCTGGTGGTGTTCGGCATCTTCAACTGGAACGCGCTGTCCTTCCCACACACGGTCAACCTGCTGGTCGTTCCGGCGTTTCAGGCTCCGCTGGGCCTGATCCTGCTGGTCACCGCCGGGTTGCTGGCCGTGGTGTTCTCGATGCTGGTGTCGTACAACGAGCTGCGGGCCCGTGCTCACGAGGCCCGCTACCTCAAGGAGCTCGATGCGGTGCGCCAGTCGCTGGACGCACAGGAAGCCAGCCGCTTTCACCAGCTGCGCGAGCACTTCGACCGGGTCATCGCCGAGGTCCAGGCGCGCGGCGCCGCAGCCGGAAGCAGCCAGACCGCACACGACCAGGAGCTGATCGAGGCCTTCAATGCCCGGGTGGACCGGGTGCGCGACGAGCTGGCGGCGGACATCGGTCAGCTTGAAGATGCGGTGCTGCGCCGCCTGGGTGGAACCTCGGCAGCCCCGAATCCGAACAAGACCCAGCCGCTCTGA
- the dcd gene encoding dCTP deaminase translates to MSIKPDWWIRQKALEEGMIEPFTDRQVRRTEAGGIISFGLSSFGYDLRAAPEWRIFVNAFNTVVDPKHFDTRSLVEVEGDECIIPPNSFALTRSTEYLRIPDNVMVVALGKSSYARCGIVANVTPLEPGWEGHVTLELSNTTPLPAKVYANEGIVQLLFFEGDRPEVTYRDRAGKYQGQTGVTLPRL, encoded by the coding sequence ATGAGCATTAAACCGGACTGGTGGATTCGTCAAAAGGCCCTCGAGGAGGGCATGATCGAGCCGTTCACGGACCGCCAGGTCCGGCGGACCGAGGCGGGAGGCATCATCTCCTTCGGTCTGTCGAGCTTTGGTTACGACCTGCGCGCCGCTCCCGAGTGGCGGATTTTCGTGAACGCCTTCAATACGGTGGTGGACCCCAAGCACTTCGATACCCGCAGCCTGGTGGAGGTCGAGGGTGACGAGTGCATCATCCCGCCGAACTCGTTCGCATTGACCCGCTCGACCGAGTACCTGCGCATCCCGGACAACGTGATGGTGGTGGCCCTGGGCAAGAGTTCGTACGCCCGCTGCGGCATCGTGGCGAACGTCACTCCCCTCGAGCCGGGCTGGGAGGGGCATGTGACCCTGGAGCTGTCGAACACCACGCCGCTGCCGGCCAAGGTGTACGCCAACGAGGGCATCGTGCAACTGCTGTTCTTCGAGGGTGACCGCCCCGAGGTGACCTACCGCGACCGCGCGGGCAAGTACCAGGGGCAGACCGGCGTCACGCTGCCGCGCCTGTAA
- the era gene encoding GTPase Era, protein MEGEKTHSGFVAIVGKPNVGKSTLLNNMLGVKIAPITHRPQTTRRGVRGIYAFENAQAVFVDTPGLHKPEDALGRYMNQEVENALADVDVIVWVVDLRLPPGDEDRLVARQIRDLPKPLFVVGNKVDAAKYPDEALRLYQSLLEGREDVDVRALSAQNDARKVEQLRAAILAALPENPFFFPTGSASDQPRENWAAEIVREEAMKRLNQELPYAVATRTTEWTEREDGLQRIHVDVVVEKGGHKAIVIGKGGAKLKEIGQAARKQLEVFLNQRVYLELNVVVMPEWRRDPEALRELGYE, encoded by the coding sequence ATGGAAGGCGAGAAGACCCATTCCGGATTCGTGGCCATCGTCGGCAAGCCCAACGTGGGCAAGTCAACGCTGCTGAACAACATGCTGGGTGTCAAGATCGCTCCGATCACCCATCGGCCCCAGACGACCCGCCGCGGGGTGCGCGGCATTTACGCTTTCGAGAACGCCCAGGCGGTGTTCGTGGATACCCCGGGCCTGCACAAGCCCGAAGACGCCCTGGGCCGCTACATGAACCAGGAGGTCGAGAACGCCCTGGCCGACGTGGACGTGATCGTGTGGGTGGTGGACCTGCGCCTGCCGCCCGGCGACGAGGACCGTCTGGTCGCGCGCCAGATCCGCGACCTGCCCAAGCCGCTGTTTGTGGTGGGCAACAAGGTGGACGCCGCCAAGTACCCGGACGAGGCGCTGCGGCTGTACCAGAGCCTGCTCGAGGGGCGCGAGGACGTGGACGTGCGCGCCCTGAGCGCCCAGAACGACGCCCGCAAGGTCGAACAGCTGCGCGCGGCGATCTTGGCGGCCCTGCCCGAGAACCCGTTCTTCTTCCCGACCGGTTCGGCCAGCGACCAGCCGCGCGAGAACTGGGCAGCCGAGATCGTGCGCGAGGAGGCCATGAAGCGCCTCAACCAGGAGCTGCCCTACGCGGTGGCAACCCGCACCACCGAGTGGACCGAGCGCGAGGACGGCCTGCAGCGCATTCACGTGGACGTGGTGGTGGAAAAGGGCGGCCACAAGGCCATCGTGATCGGTAAGGGCGGCGCCAAGCTCAAGGAGATCGGTCAGGCGGCCCGCAAACAGCTCGAGGTGTTCCTCAACCAGCGCGTGTACCTCGAGCTGAACGTGGTCGTGATGCCCGAGTGGCGCCGTGACCCCGAGGCCCTGCGCGAACTGGGGTACGAGTGA